The proteins below are encoded in one region of Haloarcula marismortui ATCC 43049:
- a CDS encoding DoxX family protein has protein sequence MRVGLRQFKRPLCYVMALLYVVAGILHFIVPELYVQIVPPVLPAALALVYLSGVAEVAVGLGLLVPRTRSHAAWATIALLVAIFPANVYMAVSMVTIEGTGGGDPSALVRWARLPVQGVLILWAYWYTD, from the coding sequence ATGCGTGTTGGCTTGCGGCAGTTCAAACGGCCGTTGTGCTATGTGATGGCGCTCCTGTACGTCGTTGCTGGAATATTGCATTTCATCGTGCCGGAACTATACGTCCAGATCGTGCCACCGGTCTTGCCGGCGGCACTTGCGCTGGTGTATCTATCCGGCGTCGCCGAGGTCGCAGTCGGGCTCGGCCTGCTGGTACCGCGGACGCGATCGCACGCCGCCTGGGCGACGATCGCATTGCTCGTCGCGATCTTTCCCGCGAACGTCTACATGGCTGTCTCCATGGTCACCATTGAGGGGACGGGTGGCGGCGATCCATCTGCGCTGGTCCGCTGGGCACGGCTGCCAGTTCAGGGCGTGTTGATCCTCTGGGCGTACTGGTACACTGACTGA
- a CDS encoding VIT1/CCC1 transporter family protein → MASIRQLFRRLLGKEDVLAISRRYFISNGFDGTLTSIGIIVGAVLSGVPDGYTVIKIGLGAAVGLGTSAVWSVWEIERAETRAEIRRIEQAMLTDLDDTRVQRNQRGVRFVHATMSGLGPLIGVLIPLTPFLVAGTVVTMAEAALIAVGLGIGVLGVFGAYMGSISDQRWYVAAVRMGLAGLVVAILNLFLPG, encoded by the coding sequence GTGGCGTCCATTCGACAACTCTTCAGGCGGCTTCTCGGGAAGGAAGATGTCCTTGCGATCTCTCGTCGGTACTTTATCTCGAACGGCTTCGACGGGACGCTCACGAGCATTGGTATCATCGTTGGTGCTGTCCTTTCCGGGGTCCCTGATGGGTACACTGTGATCAAAATCGGACTGGGCGCGGCAGTCGGTCTCGGGACCTCTGCGGTCTGGAGCGTCTGGGAAATCGAACGTGCCGAAACCCGGGCCGAAATCAGACGTATCGAACAAGCGATGCTCACGGACCTTGACGATACCCGCGTTCAGCGGAACCAGCGCGGTGTCCGCTTCGTCCACGCCACGATGAGCGGGCTGGGGCCACTTATCGGGGTTCTGATTCCGCTGACCCCGTTCCTCGTAGCGGGGACCGTCGTCACAATGGCAGAGGCGGCACTCATTGCGGTCGGCCTGGGTATCGGTGTGTTAGGTGTGTTCGGTGCCTACATGGGCTCTATTTCGGACCAGCGGTGGTACGTTGCTGCCGTTCGGATGGGACTTGCCGGATTGGTCGTTGCGATCCTCAACCTCTTTCTTCCAGGGTGA
- a CDS encoding DUF211 domain-containing protein yields MAAVRRLVIDVLKPHDPPLLTFTKQLAEIESVEGVTSSLIELDQEVQNIKLTFESDDLDFEAIDETIENLGGSVHSVDQVACGDSVVTDRRTLQDG; encoded by the coding sequence ATGGCAGCAGTCCGACGACTGGTCATCGATGTACTGAAACCACACGACCCGCCGCTACTGACGTTCACCAAGCAACTGGCCGAAATTGAAAGCGTCGAGGGCGTAACATCGTCTCTGATCGAACTAGATCAGGAAGTGCAAAACATCAAGCTCACCTTTGAAAGCGACGATCTGGACTTCGAGGCGATCGATGAAACGATCGAAAACCTCGGTGGGTCGGTACACTCTGTAGATCAGGTTGCCTGCGGTGACTCCGTTGTTACGGATCGACGGACGTTACAGGATGGCTGA
- a CDS encoding universal stress protein, which translates to MYDTILFPTDGSNAAESVLEYALQIASEHEATIHILNVADTGRDSVTTIRGEVIDVLETEGERIVAEATQYAKDEGVPVVSAVLQGDPHKTIVDYSQQSDSDCIVMPTHGQRGIQRILLGSVTERVINTAEVPVIAVNPDRDRPLVYPPQHVLVPTDGSRGADLALTEGIAVARATDATLHLLHVVETGGLGPDARSVLKEGELTERANEIMAGATEKIDDTSLDTVTSVIEHGDPSKVICDYIDENEVDLAVMGTHGQTDFSRYVMGGVSAKLVRKSPVPVTWVREPESASDE; encoded by the coding sequence ATGTACGACACCATCCTGTTCCCGACCGACGGAAGCAACGCCGCAGAATCGGTCCTTGAATACGCGCTACAGATCGCATCCGAACATGAGGCGACGATACACATCCTCAACGTCGCCGACACTGGCCGAGACAGCGTCACTACGATTCGTGGAGAGGTCATCGACGTGCTCGAAACAGAAGGAGAGCGCATCGTGGCGGAAGCCACACAATATGCGAAAGATGAGGGCGTTCCCGTTGTCTCTGCGGTGCTTCAGGGTGACCCGCACAAGACGATCGTCGACTACAGCCAACAGTCCGACAGTGATTGCATCGTTATGCCGACACACGGACAGCGTGGGATCCAGCGAATCCTGCTCGGGAGCGTCACTGAACGCGTCATCAACACAGCGGAAGTTCCTGTCATTGCGGTCAACCCTGACAGAGATCGGCCACTCGTGTATCCGCCACAGCACGTCCTCGTCCCGACGGATGGGAGCCGTGGCGCAGATCTCGCACTGACAGAGGGGATTGCTGTCGCGAGGGCGACGGACGCAACACTCCATCTGCTTCACGTTGTCGAGACTGGTGGCCTCGGGCCGGATGCACGCTCCGTTCTGAAAGAGGGGGAGCTGACTGAGCGAGCGAACGAAATTATGGCCGGGGCGACCGAGAAGATCGACGACACCTCGCTTGACACGGTCACCAGTGTCATTGAGCACGGTGACCCCTCGAAGGTGATTTGCGACTACATCGACGAGAATGAAGTCGATCTCGCGGTTATGGGGACACACGGGCAGACTGATTTCAGCAGGTACGTTATGGGAGGCGTCAGCGCCAAACTCGTCCGAAAGTCCCCGGTCCCGGTGACGTGGGTTCGCGAGCCCGAATCTGCGTCAGATGAGTAG
- the rdfA gene encoding rod-determining factor RdfA gives MTTDDSQSDGGTSKVDAVIQKYDLVGMGAELENRWVGADGEKESTRDLADYFNRSVLESAIDGSDAPTLSGDIQQVYQSLHEDDADAPLIRSRLEQSGIDVESVMADFISHQTVYRYLKNDRGAARPEQTPAERKESAIDSIQRLRGRTTAVTRQTIESLDKNDAISVGDFNIINEVQVLCEDCGRSYDIVAFLEQDGCDCQSK, from the coding sequence ATGACCACAGACGACTCACAGTCCGATGGGGGAACGAGCAAGGTCGATGCCGTAATTCAAAAATACGATCTTGTCGGGATGGGTGCAGAACTCGAAAATCGGTGGGTTGGTGCTGACGGAGAGAAAGAAAGTACTCGCGACCTTGCTGACTACTTCAACCGGTCGGTGCTTGAGTCCGCCATCGATGGGAGTGACGCTCCGACATTGAGTGGCGACATCCAGCAGGTCTATCAGTCACTGCACGAAGATGATGCGGACGCCCCGCTCATACGCTCTCGGCTTGAACAGAGCGGGATCGATGTCGAATCCGTGATGGCTGATTTTATCTCCCACCAGACGGTGTATCGCTATCTCAAGAACGACCGTGGCGCGGCCCGACCTGAGCAGACGCCCGCAGAACGAAAAGAGAGCGCCATCGACTCAATACAGCGCCTCCGGGGCCGAACCACCGCTGTCACGAGACAAACTATCGAGAGTCTGGACAAAAACGATGCTATCTCGGTCGGCGATTTCAACATCATCAACGAAGTACAGGTGCTGTGTGAGGACTGTGGCCGTAGCTACGATATTGTCGCGTTTCTGGAACAGGATGGCTGTGACTGTCAATCCAAATGA
- the lpdA gene encoding dihydrolipoyl dehydrogenase: MVVGDVTTSTDVLVIGAGPGGYVAAIRAAQLALDVTLVEKGEYGGACLNRGCIPSKALIHGSKLASEAGQAEELGIYADPTVALDEMINWKDGVVDQLTSGIEQLCTAAGVNLLKGTAEFADENKVRIIHQGEGQGSESLKFENCIIATGSRPIEIPGFGFEDERIVSSDGALNFDTVPDELVIVGAGYIGMELATVYSRLGSDVSVIEMLEQALPSYEEDIASIVRKRAERLGVDFHFGYTADSWAASDGKAVLTAVPADEAAHDSDIELTADRILVAVGRRPVTDTLSIDDAGVETNAQGFIPTDSTCRTNKEHIFAVGDVAGEPMLAHKGSKEGEVAAEVIAGEPAAVDYQALPAAVFTDPEIGTVGLTENEAANKGMTPVTGEFQFQASGRALTANRAEGFVRIIATKETERVIGAQIVGPEASELIAEIAAMIEMGAKLEDIGSTVHTHPTLSEAIMEAAQNAREKAIHRRN, encoded by the coding sequence ATGGTTGTCGGAGATGTAACTACGTCGACTGACGTACTGGTTATTGGCGCGGGCCCCGGCGGATACGTCGCCGCGATTCGCGCTGCACAGCTTGCCCTTGATGTCACGCTTGTTGAAAAAGGAGAGTATGGGGGCGCCTGTCTCAATCGTGGCTGTATCCCCTCTAAGGCCCTGATACACGGTTCAAAACTGGCATCAGAGGCGGGCCAGGCGGAGGAACTGGGGATTTACGCAGACCCAACAGTTGCGCTCGACGAGATGATTAACTGGAAAGACGGCGTTGTCGACCAGTTAACGAGCGGTATCGAGCAACTGTGTACGGCAGCTGGGGTGAACCTGCTGAAAGGGACTGCCGAATTTGCCGACGAAAACAAGGTCAGAATCATCCATCAGGGCGAGGGCCAGGGGTCTGAATCGCTGAAATTCGAAAACTGTATTATCGCGACGGGGTCCAGACCGATTGAAATTCCAGGGTTCGGTTTTGAGGATGAGCGTATTGTTTCGTCAGATGGCGCGCTGAACTTCGACACAGTGCCCGACGAGCTCGTAATCGTTGGAGCCGGATACATCGGCATGGAGCTAGCGACTGTCTATAGCCGACTTGGAAGCGATGTCTCGGTCATTGAGATGCTAGAGCAGGCGCTTCCCAGCTATGAGGAAGACATTGCCTCGATAGTCAGGAAGCGAGCAGAGCGTCTCGGTGTGGATTTCCATTTCGGGTACACCGCAGACAGCTGGGCAGCGTCGGATGGTAAGGCCGTCCTGACTGCTGTCCCTGCAGACGAGGCGGCGCATGATAGTGATATAGAACTCACCGCTGACAGAATACTCGTTGCTGTTGGCAGACGCCCGGTGACAGACACGCTCAGCATCGACGATGCCGGCGTCGAGACCAATGCTCAGGGATTCATTCCGACAGATAGCACATGCCGGACGAACAAGGAGCACATTTTCGCGGTCGGTGACGTTGCTGGTGAGCCGATGCTCGCACACAAAGGATCGAAAGAAGGGGAGGTTGCAGCGGAGGTCATTGCTGGTGAACCCGCTGCGGTCGATTATCAGGCACTCCCGGCCGCCGTGTTTACCGACCCGGAAATCGGAACTGTCGGGCTGACAGAGAACGAAGCAGCGAACAAGGGTATGACACCTGTCACAGGCGAGTTCCAGTTCCAGGCGTCTGGACGAGCACTAACAGCAAACCGGGCAGAAGGCTTTGTCCGAATTATCGCCACAAAAGAAACCGAACGTGTGATCGGTGCACAGATTGTCGGTCCAGAGGCATCCGAGTTGATTGCAGAAATAGCAGCCATGATAGAGATGGGTGCAAAGCTTGAGGACATCGGCTCAACTGTTCACACACATCCAACATTAAGTGAAGCGATAATGGAAGCTGCACAGAATGCGAGAGAGAAGGCGATACACAGACGAAACTGA
- a CDS encoding dihydrolipoamide acetyltransferase family protein, with the protein MVREFELPDVGEGVAEGELLRWRVEPGDAVSEDQPVAEVETDKAVVDVPSPVDGVVEELRAAEGEMVPVGDVIIVFRVDGEDGPKATETAPADDTTAGSGQQTEVGATAQPAEETQSEPAITQRVQVPAPPSVRRLARELGVDISSVADSSSGRITEPDVRAYASPESSTQERSSQQTTAAEQRTQQAAPAQSVSPAQTREVVDRETTVAVPKTRHIAAEEGIDLDTVPTDEQKDGEPFVTLEAVQEYAEAQQQAQQTDRDAVVERAAADEPARPESRKPYKGIRQTIGAAMTSSKYTAPHVTHQDEVDVTALVDARSTLRREAEAQDIRLTYMPFVMKACAAALQENPQVNVSLDEANEEIVEKQYYNIGVATATDDGLLVPVVENVDAKGLLEVASETNEKTQKARERSLSPEEMRGGTFTISNIGGIGGEYGTPIINQPESAILALGEIKKKPRVVEADGEETIEPRHIMTLSLSFDHRVLDGADAAQFTNSIQKYLQNPNLLLLE; encoded by the coding sequence ATGGTACGCGAATTCGAACTCCCCGATGTCGGAGAAGGCGTCGCCGAGGGCGAACTGCTTCGCTGGCGTGTTGAGCCGGGTGACGCAGTTTCCGAGGACCAGCCAGTCGCGGAAGTCGAGACCGACAAAGCCGTCGTTGACGTCCCATCCCCTGTTGACGGTGTTGTCGAAGAACTCCGTGCTGCAGAAGGTGAGATGGTCCCAGTCGGTGATGTGATTATCGTTTTCCGGGTCGACGGTGAAGACGGTCCGAAAGCAACTGAAACAGCGCCTGCAGACGACACCACTGCGGGCAGTGGCCAGCAAACCGAAGTTGGAGCCACAGCACAGCCAGCCGAAGAGACGCAGTCAGAACCAGCGATTACACAGCGCGTCCAGGTCCCCGCCCCGCCGTCTGTGCGGCGTCTCGCCCGCGAACTGGGCGTCGATATTTCCAGCGTTGCGGACTCGTCTTCGGGACGTATAACGGAGCCGGATGTCCGCGCGTACGCGAGTCCGGAATCCTCGACTCAGGAGCGTTCAAGCCAACAGACCACTGCTGCCGAGCAACGAACACAGCAGGCAGCCCCGGCGCAGTCTGTCAGTCCGGCACAGACGAGAGAAGTGGTAGACCGGGAGACGACGGTGGCCGTCCCGAAAACGAGACACATCGCAGCGGAGGAAGGAATTGATCTCGATACTGTCCCCACTGATGAACAAAAAGACGGAGAACCGTTTGTCACGCTCGAAGCGGTCCAAGAGTATGCCGAGGCACAGCAGCAGGCACAGCAGACGGATCGAGACGCGGTAGTTGAGAGGGCAGCGGCAGACGAGCCAGCGCGCCCCGAGTCTCGGAAGCCGTACAAGGGGATCAGGCAGACGATTGGAGCGGCGATGACATCGTCGAAATATACGGCCCCACACGTCACTCATCAGGATGAGGTTGATGTTACTGCGCTGGTCGATGCTCGTTCGACCCTCAGACGGGAGGCCGAGGCGCAAGATATCCGACTGACGTATATGCCGTTCGTAATGAAAGCGTGTGCCGCGGCTCTACAAGAGAATCCGCAGGTAAATGTCTCTCTCGACGAAGCAAACGAAGAGATAGTCGAAAAGCAGTATTACAACATCGGTGTCGCAACGGCAACTGATGACGGGCTGCTGGTTCCCGTTGTCGAGAATGTTGATGCGAAAGGCCTGCTGGAGGTCGCATCGGAAACCAACGAAAAAACCCAGAAAGCGAGAGAACGCAGTCTCTCGCCGGAGGAAATGCGCGGCGGGACATTTACTATCTCGAACATCGGCGGGATTGGCGGGGAGTATGGAACGCCAATCATCAACCAGCCGGAGAGCGCTATCCTGGCACTGGGTGAAATTAAAAAGAAGCCACGGGTCGTCGAAGCGGATGGTGAAGAGACGATAGAACCTCGTCACATCATGACACTCTCGCTGTCGTTCGATCATCGAGTGCTTGATGGCGCAGACGCCGCACAATTTACAAACTCCATACAGAAGTACCTGCAAAATCCAAACCTGCTACTACTAGAATAA
- a CDS encoding alpha-ketoacid dehydrogenase subunit beta, whose product MSSTASAQTGQKAQSLTLVEAIQDGLYTEMSQDDTVVVLGEDVGKNGGVFRATDQLYEEFGEDRVIDTPLAEAGIIGASIGLAQTGMKPVPEMQFMGFMYPAFDQIVSHAARLRSRSQGQYSVPMVIRAPYGGGIRAPEHHSESKEAFFVHEPGLKVVSPSTPYDAKGLLAASIRDPDPVIFLEPKLIYRAFREDVPTKPYQVSLNEAAIRREGSDISVYTWGAMTRPALIAAENLSQSHGIDVEVIDLRTLSPLDIETITDSFKKTGRAAIVHEAPKTGGLGAEIATTIQEEALVHQEAPIKRIAGFDAPMPLHSLEDYYLPQAVRIQDGIRETVDF is encoded by the coding sequence ATGAGTTCGACAGCCAGCGCGCAGACGGGCCAGAAAGCCCAGAGTCTCACCCTTGTGGAGGCGATACAGGACGGGCTGTACACAGAAATGTCACAGGACGACACCGTCGTCGTTCTGGGCGAAGACGTCGGGAAGAACGGCGGTGTCTTCAGAGCAACTGACCAGCTATACGAAGAGTTCGGTGAAGACCGCGTCATCGACACGCCACTGGCCGAAGCCGGAATCATCGGGGCTTCGATTGGACTCGCACAGACCGGCATGAAGCCTGTTCCTGAGATGCAGTTCATGGGCTTCATGTATCCTGCCTTCGACCAGATTGTCAGTCACGCTGCACGCCTCCGGAGCCGTAGTCAGGGGCAGTATTCAGTGCCGATGGTGATACGGGCTCCATACGGCGGTGGGATCCGGGCCCCGGAACACCACTCCGAGTCAAAGGAAGCGTTCTTCGTGCACGAACCCGGGCTCAAGGTCGTCTCACCGAGCACGCCCTACGATGCCAAGGGACTGCTAGCGGCGTCGATTCGTGACCCTGACCCAGTTATATTCCTTGAGCCGAAGTTGATCTACCGCGCCTTCCGTGAGGATGTCCCGACGAAACCATACCAAGTGTCGCTGAATGAGGCCGCTATCCGGCGTGAGGGGAGCGACATCTCAGTCTACACTTGGGGCGCAATGACTCGGCCGGCGCTGATCGCTGCGGAGAATCTTAGCCAGTCACACGGCATCGATGTCGAAGTCATCGACCTGCGAACCCTGTCTCCCCTCGACATAGAGACGATCACTGACTCGTTCAAAAAGACCGGGAGAGCTGCGATTGTCCACGAAGCACCGAAGACTGGCGGATTAGGGGCTGAAATCGCAACGACGATTCAGGAAGAAGCACTCGTGCATCAGGAAGCGCCAATTAAACGAATTGCTGGCTTCGATGCCCCCATGCCGCTCCATTCACTGGAGGATTACTACCTGCCACAGGCGGTCCGTATCCAAGACGGCATCCGCGAAACAGTCGATTTCTAA
- the pdhA gene encoding pyruvate dehydrogenase (acetyl-transferring) E1 component subunit alpha: MNMKNEAGSTDLPAPVREDSDLVQVLDAEGNVLPQASVPDISDRQLLEMYETIKLARHFDQRAISFQRQGRLATYAPMTGQEGSQVATSLALAEQDWLFPTYREHAAKYAHGMDLVSLFEPLRGYRDGYAIPDDVNVMPEYIPIATQVPQAMGMAWGHKLQGKTETAVLCHLGDGATSEGDFHEGLNFAGVFDVPAVFVCNNNQWAISVPRERQTASETIAEKAQAYGIDGVRVDGLDPLAVYKVASEALAKARNPGPGERRPTLIESVQYRFGAHTTADDPSVYRDESEEEAWRDRDPVDRIEKYLYNEGILDSDLESEIQDSIEQEVSEAIETAEQTEASPDNIVEHVYEDVPARLEEQRDELNRLREKYDDGAFSEVLE, encoded by the coding sequence ATGAACATGAAAAACGAAGCAGGAAGCACGGACTTGCCAGCGCCCGTTAGAGAAGACTCGGATCTGGTCCAGGTACTGGATGCCGAGGGCAACGTACTGCCACAGGCGTCTGTCCCGGACATTTCAGACAGGCAGTTACTTGAGATGTATGAGACAATCAAGCTTGCTCGGCACTTCGACCAGCGGGCCATCAGCTTCCAACGACAGGGGCGGCTCGCGACGTATGCACCAATGACCGGGCAAGAAGGATCCCAGGTCGCCACGAGCCTGGCACTTGCCGAGCAGGACTGGTTGTTCCCGACCTACAGAGAGCACGCGGCGAAGTACGCCCATGGGATGGATCTGGTATCCCTGTTCGAGCCACTGAGAGGCTATCGAGACGGATACGCGATCCCGGACGATGTCAACGTGATGCCGGAGTATATTCCGATTGCAACGCAGGTTCCACAGGCCATGGGAATGGCGTGGGGACACAAGCTACAGGGAAAAACCGAGACGGCCGTCCTGTGTCATCTCGGAGATGGTGCGACCTCAGAGGGAGATTTCCACGAAGGACTGAACTTCGCCGGGGTGTTCGACGTCCCCGCTGTATTCGTCTGCAACAACAACCAATGGGCGATTTCGGTCCCCCGAGAGCGACAGACCGCGAGCGAAACCATCGCTGAAAAGGCACAGGCGTATGGTATCGACGGCGTTCGAGTCGATGGGCTGGACCCGCTGGCGGTCTACAAAGTCGCCAGTGAGGCACTGGCGAAAGCCCGGAATCCGGGTCCCGGAGAGCGCCGTCCAACGCTTATTGAGTCTGTCCAGTATCGCTTCGGCGCACACACGACCGCGGATGACCCGTCTGTTTACAGAGACGAATCAGAGGAGGAGGCCTGGCGGGACCGTGACCCTGTGGACCGCATTGAAAAGTATCTGTACAACGAGGGCATCCTCGATTCCGACCTCGAGAGTGAGATCCAGGACAGTATCGAACAGGAAGTCAGCGAGGCGATAGAGACGGCAGAGCAGACAGAAGCGAGTCCAGACAACATCGTCGAGCATGTGTACGAGGACGTTCCAGCGCGACTCGAAGAACAGCGGGACGAATTGAACCGACTGCGCGAGAAATATGACGACGGCGCGTTCTCGGAGGTGCTGGAATGA
- a CDS encoding ABC transporter ATP-binding protein, translating to MSLLSVQQLDAGYGDLQILTDVDMEVGQGEYITIVGPNGAGKSTVMKSVFGLTTYMGGEIIFDDRDIAGEQPEDIISYGLSFVPQSNNVFEPLTVTENLKMGAYTLDQFPEDRLQAVYNRFPILETRSEQKAGTLSGGQQQMLAMGRALMLDPDLLLLDEPSAGLAPDLVDEMFDRIDEINDAGTAVLLVEQNAKEALRRCDRGYVLVQGQNRHEDSGEALLNDQQVREDFLGG from the coding sequence ATGAGTCTGCTGTCAGTACAGCAACTGGACGCCGGGTACGGTGACCTGCAGATTCTCACAGATGTCGACATGGAAGTCGGACAGGGTGAGTACATCACCATCGTCGGCCCGAACGGTGCAGGCAAGTCCACGGTGATGAAATCAGTGTTTGGACTGACGACGTACATGGGGGGTGAAATCATATTCGACGACAGAGATATCGCCGGCGAACAACCGGAAGATATCATCTCATATGGGTTAAGCTTCGTTCCCCAGAGCAACAACGTGTTCGAGCCACTGACCGTCACAGAGAACCTCAAGATGGGCGCATACACGCTGGATCAGTTCCCTGAGGACCGGCTTCAGGCGGTTTATAACCGGTTCCCAATACTGGAAACGCGGTCGGAGCAGAAGGCTGGGACACTGTCTGGAGGGCAACAACAGATGCTGGCGATGGGCCGTGCGCTCATGCTCGATCCAGATCTGTTACTCCTTGACGAGCCCAGTGCTGGCCTTGCACCCGACCTCGTTGACGAGATGTTTGACCGCATTGACGAGATCAACGACGCCGGTACCGCCGTTCTCCTCGTCGAACAAAATGCAAAGGAGGCACTGCGGCGGTGTGACCGCGGTTATGTCCTTGTGCAGGGGCAGAACCGACACGAGGACAGCGGTGAGGCACTTCTCAACGACCAACAGGTGCGGGAGGACTTCCTCGGCGGGTAG
- a CDS encoding ABC transporter ATP-binding protein, producing the protein MSKNGHSARSDQTRNGQQEQILKVENLRKTFGGITAVADVSFHVEKGSITGLIGPNGAGKSTTFDLITGVQRPDGGAVEFNDTEITGYRSDQVANQGLVRTFQIARELSEMTVLENLMLAPQNQAGETVWRAVLPRARAQVVEQEKELREQAWEMLELFEIEHVAHESAGNLSGGQRKLLEMARVLMTDPEMVLLDEPLAGVNPTLEEKLIDRLHTLKEQGYTFLFVEHDMDVIMNNCDTVIVMHQGSVLTEGQPDAVKNNEKVLDAYLGEEVKI; encoded by the coding sequence ATGAGTAAGAACGGACATTCAGCACGGAGCGATCAGACCCGGAACGGACAGCAAGAGCAGATACTCAAAGTGGAAAACCTGCGAAAGACATTTGGTGGTATTACCGCTGTCGCTGACGTCTCTTTCCACGTCGAAAAGGGGTCTATCACTGGTCTGATCGGTCCGAACGGTGCCGGCAAGTCGACGACATTCGACCTGATTACCGGTGTGCAACGCCCAGACGGGGGCGCAGTCGAGTTCAATGACACGGAGATAACGGGGTATCGGTCAGATCAGGTCGCAAATCAGGGCCTCGTCCGGACTTTCCAGATAGCACGAGAGTTATCAGAGATGACCGTGCTGGAAAACCTGATGCTGGCACCACAGAACCAGGCCGGCGAAACAGTCTGGCGAGCGGTCCTCCCGCGAGCCAGAGCACAGGTCGTCGAACAAGAAAAAGAACTTCGAGAACAGGCCTGGGAGATGCTCGAACTGTTTGAGATTGAGCACGTCGCGCACGAATCCGCCGGGAATCTCTCAGGTGGCCAGCGGAAGCTGCTGGAGATGGCGCGCGTGCTCATGACCGATCCCGAGATGGTGCTGCTGGATGAACCGCTTGCGGGAGTCAACCCAACACTTGAGGAGAAACTCATTGACCGGCTGCATACGCTCAAAGAGCAGGGGTACACCTTCCTCTTCGTCGAACACGACATGGACGTTATTATGAATAACTGCGACACGGTCATCGTGATGCACCAGGGGAGTGTTCTTACAGAGGGGCAACCAGACGCAGTGAAAAACAACGAAAAAGTGCTTGATGCATATCTCGGAGAAGAGGTGAAAATATGA